The following are from one region of the Capsicum annuum cultivar UCD-10X-F1 chromosome 1, UCD10Xv1.1, whole genome shotgun sequence genome:
- the LOC107842034 gene encoding solute carrier family 25 member 44: METETATAPQLAALADTDINWDRLDKVRFHILGAFLFTVQSALIHPTAVVKTRMQVAGSGLSQMTGFSVFMHILRSNGIPGIFRGFGTSSVGSVPGRVLALTSLEVSKDMILKYTKDLNMPEATRAGVANGFAGMVSNLISCVYFVPLDVICQRLMVQGIPGTKSCTGPFDVIRKVLKAEGVRGMYRGFGLTAVSQSPAQALWWGAYGAAQHIIWRNLGYGDNMDKRPSHMQMVAVQATAGLAAGACSSVITTPIDTVKTRLQVIDDYGVGRPSVLKTTKMLLREDGWKGFYRGFGPRFLNMSFYGTTMIVTYEIIKRLSAKQA; the protein is encoded by the exons GTTGGATAAAGTCAGGTTTCATATATTAGGAGCTTTTCTTTTCACTGTTCAATCAGCACTAATACACCCAACAGCAGTGGTGAAGACAAGAATGCAAGTAGCTGGATCCGGACTTTCTCAAATGACTGGATTTTCTGTATTTATGCATATACTTAGAAGTAACGGCATCCCAGGTATCTTTAGAGGCTTTGGCACATCTTCTGTGGGATCAGTGCCAGGTAGAGTCCTGGCTTTGACTTCACTTGAAGTATCTAAAGATATGATACTAAAATACACAAAGGATCTTAATATGCCTGAAGCAACTCGTGCGGGTGTAGCAAATGGATTCGCTGGCATGGTCTCAAATTTAATCTCATGCGTGTACTTTGTGCCTCTGGATGTG ATTTGCCAGAGACTTATGGTTCAGGGAATTCCAGGGACAAAGTCTTGCACTGGCCCATTTGATGTTATACGGAAAGTACTAAAAGCTGAAGGAGTCCGGGGTATGTATAGAGGATTTGGATTAACTGCTGTGTCTCAGTCTCCTGCACAGGCACTTTGGTGGGGTGCCTATGGTGCTGCTCAGCACATCATTTGGAG GAATCTGGGTTATGGTGACAACATGGACAAGAGACCGTCTCACATGCAGATGGTTGCTGTCCAGGCTACGGCTGGATTGGCAGCTGGTGCCTGTTCATCAGTTATTACAACTCCCATAGATACTGTTAAAACGCGACTACAG GTTATCGATGATTATGGTGTTGGGAGACCTTCTGTACTGAAGACCACGAAAATGCTTCTCAGAGAAGATGGATGGAAAGGCTTCTATAGAGGCTTTGGACCTAGGTTCCTCAATATGTCTTTCTATGGAACAACAATGATCGTCACCTATGAGATAATCA AGAGATTATCAGCTAAGCAAGCTTGA